The following are encoded together in the Leuconostoc mesenteroides subsp. mesenteroides ATCC 8293 genome:
- the purR gene encoding pur operon repressor produces MKTRRSDRLVDMARYMLERPRKLISLSYFSKRYESAKSSISEDLSILKRTFQERGTGLLETVPGAAGGARFIPYMTESEAAEFIDDICRLVNDETRVLPGGYVYLSDLLGRPDILRQAGRLIATQYIRDDIDAVMTAATKGVPLAQAVADQLNVPFVIVRDDAKVTEGPTVSVNYLTGSSKRVEKMELSRRSLRTGSRVLVVDDFMKAGGTIQGMQTLVGEFDGTVVGTAVFAEGRSTTRLLDHFTSLLHVDTNLKNGDPILVTPGNYLNEIFKHEA; encoded by the coding sequence ATGAAAACACGTCGTTCTGACCGGTTAGTCGATATGGCGCGCTATATGCTTGAGCGCCCACGCAAGTTGATATCTTTATCTTATTTTTCCAAAAGGTATGAATCGGCTAAGTCATCAATTTCTGAGGATCTATCAATACTCAAGCGTACATTCCAAGAACGTGGTACAGGTTTATTGGAGACGGTACCTGGTGCTGCTGGTGGGGCACGTTTTATTCCTTATATGACTGAGTCCGAAGCAGCAGAATTTATTGACGATATTTGCCGGTTAGTAAATGATGAGACGCGCGTATTGCCTGGGGGTTATGTCTATCTATCTGATTTGTTAGGTCGTCCTGATATTTTACGACAAGCTGGGCGTTTAATTGCAACACAATACATACGTGATGATATTGATGCTGTCATGACTGCAGCGACTAAAGGTGTTCCGTTGGCACAAGCTGTTGCTGATCAGTTAAATGTACCATTTGTAATTGTTCGCGATGATGCGAAAGTTACCGAAGGTCCGACTGTATCTGTTAATTATTTGACTGGATCATCAAAGCGTGTCGAAAAAATGGAATTGTCTCGTCGTTCACTGCGCACAGGTTCACGTGTGTTGGTCGTAGATGACTTTATGAAAGCTGGCGGAACAATTCAAGGGATGCAAACCTTGGTTGGTGAATTTGATGGTACGGTGGTTGGCACTGCAGTATTTGCTGAAGGCCGTTCAACAACCAGATTACTTGATCACTTCACATCATTGTTGCATGTCGACACAAACTTGAAAAATGGTGATCCAATTTTGGTTACGCCGGGTAATTACTTGAACGAAATATTTAAACATGAGGCTTAA
- a CDS encoding metal ABC transporter permease codes for MFSYDFMQNAFIAGTIVSIVAGVIGTFVVARNYAFLTHSLSEIGFAGAAFGLWIGWPALLGMMIATSVASVAIGALESTYTKHDNVTSAVSALAIGLGILFLALGHTSSNAATGILFGSVLGISHRDLYLLIILALIVLVTLLFNYRSLRQLAFDEAGIFLQTWKQKSVRYTFLIMIALSISISSQLVGSLLIFVLVTLPAASAKYYAKTTLQLMGMAIVFALFGTWIGLTIAYLTNLPTSFFIAIIEVIIYLVSIWQFKRNA; via the coding sequence ATGTTTAGTTATGATTTTATGCAAAATGCTTTCATAGCAGGTACGATTGTCAGCATTGTTGCCGGGGTTATCGGTACATTTGTTGTGGCGCGAAATTATGCGTTTTTAACGCACTCTTTGAGTGAAATAGGTTTTGCCGGTGCAGCTTTTGGTTTGTGGATTGGTTGGCCGGCTTTATTAGGTATGATGATTGCAACTTCTGTTGCTTCAGTAGCTATTGGCGCCTTGGAATCAACGTATACGAAACATGATAATGTCACAAGTGCTGTATCTGCGTTGGCTATTGGTTTGGGAATATTATTTTTAGCACTAGGTCATACATCATCCAATGCTGCTACTGGCATTCTATTTGGTTCAGTTCTTGGAATTAGCCACCGTGACTTATACTTGCTCATAATTTTAGCCTTAATTGTATTAGTTACGCTACTATTCAATTACCGCTCCTTGCGTCAATTAGCATTTGACGAAGCAGGTATTTTTCTTCAAACATGGAAACAAAAATCAGTTCGCTATACCTTTTTAATCATGATTGCATTATCGATTAGTATTTCATCACAATTGGTAGGATCCTTACTTATTTTTGTGTTGGTAACATTACCCGCGGCGAGCGCAAAATATTATGCTAAAACGACGTTGCAGCTTATGGGGATGGCCATTGTCTTCGCTTTGTTCGGTACGTGGATTGGCTTGACAATCGCTTATTTAACAAATTTACCAACAAGTTTTTTTATAGCTATTATAGAAGTAATAATTTATCTTGTTTCAATATGGCAATTCAAACGAAATGCCTAG
- a CDS encoding ABC transporter ATP-binding protein, translating into MNTIISTKDFMVRYGEKVILSHINIEVLAGQFLAVLGENGAGKTSFIKALTGQNKQTEGTLTVATNRIGYVPQFRDISRDYPLSIAEFVGLNFNHGSRLWLTKEEKQLITQALKRMDLNQMRDQRLGLASGGQKQRAFVAQALVKNPDLLILDESTASLDHEHKVQLLENVRTLQQTTNMTVLFITHEIKLVTDFADGYLSFENGKVQQGDATQLQTLTMDMTSRHKEDEVRHV; encoded by the coding sequence ATGAATACAATCATTAGCACGAAAGATTTCATGGTTCGGTATGGGGAAAAAGTTATTTTATCGCATATCAACATTGAGGTATTAGCTGGACAGTTTCTGGCTGTTTTAGGAGAAAATGGTGCCGGTAAAACAAGTTTCATTAAAGCACTCACTGGACAAAATAAACAAACAGAAGGTACATTAACGGTAGCAACGAATCGTATTGGATATGTCCCACAATTCAGAGATATTTCTCGTGATTATCCTTTAAGTATAGCTGAATTTGTCGGACTGAATTTCAATCATGGTAGCCGCTTATGGCTTACTAAAGAGGAAAAACAGTTAATAACTCAAGCTTTAAAGCGTATGGACTTAAATCAAATGCGTGATCAACGATTGGGACTAGCATCGGGGGGACAAAAACAGCGCGCATTTGTAGCTCAAGCCTTAGTAAAAAATCCAGATTTGTTAATTCTAGATGAGTCTACTGCTAGTTTGGATCATGAACACAAAGTGCAATTATTGGAAAATGTCCGTACCTTACAGCAAACCACAAATATGACAGTGCTATTTATTACACATGAAATCAAGCTGGTCACTGATTTTGCGGATGGCTATCTCTCTTTTGAAAATGGTAAAGTACAACAGGGGGATGCTACCCAGCTGCAAACACTGACGATGGATATGACGTCTAGGCACAAAGAAGATGAGGTGCGCCATGTTTAG
- a CDS encoding metal ABC transporter solute-binding protein, Zn/Mn family → MNKQSVYAILTIMLIPIGILLVCAKMVGDTTEAQDTAVKITTDNPAYQQIAKAIAGKKGRVSLMSGNLKTAQQKTKFKKSELLLTDDHTSALLTEAQKLHSSPKLVIASDYIHTDSSTQKYYLSPNTTVVMAQQIVNYLSDMDPRNRDIYVENNKQFVEKTSDLTTLYTILKKIKDIRYVATNNSQHLLMTQLGYAAETDDVSKLTDKQMSDLESKLADKKIQFIFTTSQDTTENKQKLVTMAKKDDIPVVTFSQFTPDSTKIWTWQLTQLKKIQKALDK, encoded by the coding sequence ATGAATAAACAATCCGTTTATGCAATTTTAACGATTATGTTAATCCCTATTGGGATTCTTTTAGTGTGTGCTAAAATGGTTGGCGACACAACTGAAGCACAGGATACTGCTGTGAAAATTACGACAGATAATCCAGCCTATCAACAAATTGCAAAAGCTATTGCCGGCAAAAAAGGGCGTGTCAGCCTCATGTCGGGCAATCTCAAAACAGCACAACAGAAAACAAAATTTAAAAAGTCTGAACTACTTTTGACAGATGATCACACGAGTGCGCTGTTAACAGAAGCTCAAAAGTTACATAGTAGCCCTAAGTTAGTAATTGCGAGTGACTATATTCATACAGACTCGTCAACACAGAAGTATTATTTAAGCCCAAATACAACAGTAGTAATGGCACAACAAATTGTGAATTATTTGAGTGACATGGATCCAAGAAATCGTGATATTTATGTCGAAAACAATAAGCAATTTGTGGAAAAAACAAGCGACTTGACGACGCTTTACACAATCCTAAAAAAAATAAAAGATATTCGGTATGTCGCTACGAACAACTCACAGCATTTGCTTATGACACAATTGGGATACGCTGCTGAAACAGATGATGTATCTAAATTAACGGATAAGCAAATGTCAGATCTTGAGAGTAAATTAGCTGATAAAAAAATTCAGTTTATTTTTACAACGTCACAGGACACAACTGAAAATAAACAAAAACTTGTGACTATGGCAAAAAAAGATGACATCCCTGTCGTCACGTTTAGTCAATTTACGCCTGACAGCACGAAAATTTGGACTTGGCAATTAACGCAACTCAAAAAAATTCAAAAGGCATTAGATAAATGA
- a CDS encoding Veg family protein — protein MPSSLQDIKTKIDAHVGQEVTIIAQAGRKKITERSGILRSTFPSLFVVELDEDANFEHASYSYTDILTKNIDITFADELPA, from the coding sequence ATGCCAAGTAGTTTGCAAGATATTAAAACAAAGATTGACGCTCATGTGGGTCAAGAAGTGACGATTATTGCCCAAGCTGGACGAAAGAAGATCACGGAGCGCTCAGGAATTCTTCGTTCAACGTTTCCTTCATTGTTCGTTGTCGAATTAGATGAGGATGCTAATTTTGAACATGCTTCATATAGTTATACAGATATTTTAACAAAGAATATTGACATTACATTCGCTGATGAGTTGCCCGCTTAA
- the rsmA gene encoding 16S rRNA (adenine(1518)-N(6)/adenine(1519)-N(6))-dimethyltransferase RsmA, translating to MAQTIDIANPTRTQAILNEYGLRAKKKFGQNFLTDLNVLHNIVEAAEITAEDYVIEIGPGIGALTEQLARSAKKVLAFEIDSQMVEVLADTLKPYDNVKVIENDVLKVDLAKVISEEFGDNAHVKIVANLPYYITTPILIQLLRSNINWDNIVVMMQREVADRLNAAVGTKSYGVLTLTIQYFAQATLAIKVPASSFNPSPNVDSAVVKLTPLKPTTVVENVGKLFGVIKGSFSHRRKSLWNNMLQTYGKDAGTKEQLTVALKSAQIDPAIRAERLNLEQFTQLYLALRDQNLTQ from the coding sequence ATGGCACAGACAATTGACATAGCCAATCCAACGAGAACACAGGCTATTTTAAATGAATATGGCTTACGAGCTAAGAAAAAATTTGGTCAAAACTTTTTGACAGATTTAAATGTACTACATAATATTGTCGAAGCAGCCGAAATTACTGCAGAGGATTATGTTATTGAAATTGGTCCAGGAATTGGTGCTTTAACTGAGCAGTTAGCTCGCTCAGCTAAAAAGGTGTTAGCTTTTGAAATTGATTCGCAAATGGTTGAAGTTTTAGCTGACACTTTAAAGCCTTATGATAATGTTAAGGTAATCGAAAATGATGTGTTAAAGGTTGATTTGGCAAAAGTCATTAGCGAAGAGTTCGGTGACAATGCTCATGTAAAAATTGTCGCCAATTTACCATATTATATTACCACACCTATTCTCATTCAGCTTCTTCGGTCTAATATCAATTGGGATAATATCGTAGTTATGATGCAACGCGAGGTAGCTGACCGATTAAATGCGGCAGTCGGAACGAAAAGTTATGGCGTACTAACGTTAACCATCCAATACTTTGCACAAGCAACATTAGCAATCAAAGTACCAGCGAGTTCCTTTAACCCATCACCTAATGTTGATAGTGCAGTGGTTAAATTAACCCCACTAAAACCAACAACTGTTGTTGAAAATGTTGGTAAACTTTTTGGTGTGATCAAAGGAAGTTTTTCACACCGCCGCAAAAGTTTATGGAATAATATGTTACAAACATATGGTAAAGATGCAGGAACAAAAGAACAATTAACAGTTGCTTTGAAATCAGCACAAATTGATCCAGCAATCCGTGCTGAACGACTGAATTTGGAACAATTTACGCAATTATATTTGGCATTACGTGATCAAAATTTAACACAATAA
- the rnmV gene encoding ribonuclease M5 gives MNELPKINEMIVVEGRSDTQNLARAVIADTIETGGSAVNEDAIERAKLAAKTRGIIILTDPDFNGQRIRHMVTEAVPTAKQAYLTQAEARATKDNPHKSLGVEHATPDTLRNALANVITPVHAIGITSDIDRSFLLDLGLLSGPEARVKRAFVGEQLHIGYANGKQLLKRLQAFGIRRAQVEDVLKGKY, from the coding sequence ATGAATGAGTTGCCTAAAATTAACGAAATGATTGTTGTTGAAGGACGATCAGATACGCAAAATCTTGCGCGTGCAGTTATTGCGGATACTATTGAAACTGGTGGTAGTGCGGTTAATGAAGATGCGATTGAGCGAGCTAAATTAGCAGCTAAAACGCGAGGAATAATTATTTTAACTGACCCAGACTTTAATGGTCAGCGTATTCGTCATATGGTTACAGAAGCAGTACCCACAGCTAAACAAGCCTACTTGACGCAGGCAGAAGCACGTGCAACAAAAGATAATCCGCATAAATCATTGGGGGTTGAACACGCAACGCCAGATACATTGCGAAATGCATTGGCCAATGTTATTACACCAGTGCACGCAATTGGAATAACTTCAGATATTGATCGTTCATTTCTTCTAGATTTAGGACTACTAAGTGGGCCAGAAGCGCGTGTTAAGCGGGCATTTGTTGGTGAACAGTTGCATATTGGTTATGCAAACGGAAAACAATTGTTGAAACGATTGCAAGCATTTGGTATTCGACGTGCGCAAGTGGAAGATGTACTTAAAGGAAAATATTAA
- a CDS encoding TatD family hydrolase, with translation MAIYDPTKTPTDSYDTHTHLNDDQLFHDVPAYIGRANEFRVMEMNVVGYNAQSNERALEISNNHDNIYAVLGFQPEDTKDFDDQAFITLEQQLQQPKVVGVGETGLDYYWETTAHDVQIAAFKKHLELAKKFDLPVIIHNRDAFEDVYKILKDSGVKKGVMHSFSGTPEQAKAFINLGMHISFSGVVSFKKAEEVREAAKTIPLDRLLVETDAPYLAPTPYRGKTNEPALVKFVIDSLAETLEMSAKDLSDVTRGNAHRLFLNHE, from the coding sequence ATGGCGATATATGATCCAACGAAAACACCAACAGATAGTTATGATACCCATACGCATTTGAACGATGACCAATTATTTCATGACGTGCCAGCGTATATTGGACGAGCTAATGAGTTTCGTGTAATGGAAATGAATGTGGTGGGATACAATGCACAAAGTAATGAACGTGCATTAGAAATTTCAAATAACCATGATAATATTTATGCAGTTCTTGGTTTTCAACCTGAGGATACAAAGGATTTTGATGATCAGGCGTTTATCACATTGGAACAGCAACTACAACAGCCAAAGGTTGTTGGGGTCGGTGAGACGGGGTTGGATTATTATTGGGAAACAACAGCTCACGATGTCCAAATTGCAGCATTTAAAAAGCATCTTGAGTTAGCTAAAAAATTTGATTTACCCGTCATTATTCATAATCGTGATGCTTTTGAAGATGTTTATAAAATACTAAAAGATTCAGGTGTGAAAAAGGGTGTGATGCACAGTTTTTCTGGCACACCAGAGCAGGCTAAGGCATTTATTAATTTAGGAATGCACATTTCTTTTAGTGGTGTTGTAAGTTTTAAAAAAGCCGAAGAAGTTCGTGAGGCAGCAAAAACAATTCCTCTAGATCGTCTCTTGGTTGAGACGGACGCTCCTTATTTGGCACCTACACCTTATCGTGGTAAAACGAATGAGCCGGCGTTAGTTAAGTTTGTCATCGATAGCCTGGCTGAAACATTAGAGATGTCAGCTAAAGACTTATCAGATGTGACACGCGGCAATGCACATCGTTTATTTTTAAATCATGAATGA
- the nusB gene encoding transcription antitermination factor NusB translates to MANLTRHESRQAAFQVLFALEKDPQSNKIDDLYEIVLNGKQFDDYLPRLVNGVLGSKADLDEKISSHLAEGWAINRINKADLVILRLAIYELTAVEATPYKVAIDEAIELAKTFADEDDRKFVNGVLKHFARDEKTA, encoded by the coding sequence ATGGCAAACTTAACGCGACATGAGTCACGACAAGCTGCATTTCAAGTTCTTTTTGCATTAGAAAAAGATCCACAAAGTAATAAAATTGATGATTTATACGAAATTGTGCTTAATGGCAAACAATTTGATGACTATTTGCCACGATTAGTTAATGGTGTTTTAGGTTCCAAGGCAGATTTGGATGAAAAAATTTCATCACATTTAGCTGAAGGTTGGGCGATTAACCGCATCAACAAAGCTGATTTAGTTATTTTACGGTTAGCAATTTACGAATTAACTGCTGTCGAAGCAACCCCATACAAAGTTGCCATCGATGAAGCTATTGAATTAGCAAAAACTTTTGCTGATGAAGATGATCGTAAGTTTGTTAACGGTGTTTTAAAACATTTTGCACGTGATGAAAAAACCGCTTAA
- a CDS encoding Asp23/Gls24 family envelope stress response protein: protein MAKEIKYNKATTKNLLLITESEVPGTTQVTPEVIEVIAQIAAQEVSGVYSMRGKLSDRFASVFGSTARGKGVELQQTIDGLVIEAYVFLQYGVPVPKIALNIQNAIKSQVSSMTDLEVARVNVHVSGIIPEKPDHTIDPDNLFGENEVAN, encoded by the coding sequence ATGGCCAAAGAAATTAAATACAATAAAGCAACTACTAAGAATTTGTTATTAATCACTGAGAGTGAAGTACCTGGAACCACGCAGGTAACGCCAGAAGTGATTGAAGTCATTGCACAAATCGCGGCACAAGAGGTGTCTGGTGTTTACTCAATGAGAGGTAAATTATCAGACCGATTTGCCAGTGTGTTTGGATCAACTGCCCGCGGAAAGGGCGTTGAATTACAGCAAACAATTGATGGCTTAGTGATTGAAGCGTATGTTTTCTTGCAATATGGTGTTCCAGTACCAAAAATAGCTTTAAACATTCAAAATGCAATTAAGTCTCAAGTTTCGTCAATGACAGATTTAGAGGTAGCGCGTGTTAATGTGCACGTTAGCGGAATTATACCGGAAAAACCGGATCATACGATTGATCCTGATAATTTATTTGGTGAGAATGAGGTAGCTAATTAA
- the efp gene encoding elongation factor P: MAIGMNDLKTGLTIEYSNSIWRVLDFQHVKPGKGGAFVRSKLKNLRTGAVNEVTFRPGDKFEQADITTRPMSYLYAENDGRVFMDVESYDQINIPDEYLKNALKFLLEGMEVKITMFGNEVLGAELPSTVQMKVTETQPGIKGATATGSGKPATVETGATITVPDFVNEGETIIINTEDGSYKGRA, from the coding sequence ATGGCAATCGGCATGAATGACTTAAAGACAGGTTTGACTATTGAATACTCAAACTCAATTTGGCGTGTTTTGGATTTCCAACACGTTAAGCCTGGTAAAGGTGGTGCGTTTGTTCGTTCAAAATTGAAGAATTTACGAACTGGTGCGGTTAATGAAGTTACTTTCCGTCCTGGAGATAAGTTTGAACAAGCTGATATCACAACACGACCAATGTCTTACCTATATGCTGAAAATGATGGCCGTGTATTTATGGATGTTGAAAGTTATGATCAAATCAACATTCCTGATGAATATTTAAAAAATGCTTTGAAGTTTTTGCTTGAAGGTATGGAAGTTAAAATTACCATGTTTGGTAATGAAGTGCTTGGTGCAGAACTACCATCAACTGTTCAAATGAAGGTAACAGAAACGCAACCAGGTATCAAAGGCGCAACAGCAACTGGTTCAGGAAAGCCAGCAACGGTTGAAACTGGTGCTACTATTACTGTACCTGACTTTGTTAATGAGGGTGAAACCATTATTATTAACACTGAAGATGGTTCGTACAAAGGTCGCGCCTAA
- a CDS encoding MarR family winged helix-turn-helix transcriptional regulator: MQNSELLNESINVYMSALKNLEKLISQPTSEYGASFEQWLIMAAVADSDEPLTMTKIAKDRGVTKGAVARQLKPLFDCGYLKHMPDEKDHRRVLLVLTSEGKAVEKQMTMKVQQRFHKWLDIFGVEEGKSFLKTLKRFQNLIVQPELNKKNIEPNQDL; this comes from the coding sequence ATGCAAAACTCAGAATTATTGAATGAATCTATTAATGTATATATGTCGGCATTAAAGAATCTTGAAAAACTAATTTCGCAACCAACGAGCGAATATGGTGCTTCTTTTGAGCAGTGGCTTATTATGGCCGCTGTTGCGGATAGTGATGAGCCACTAACGATGACCAAAATAGCTAAAGATCGTGGTGTAACCAAAGGAGCTGTTGCTCGCCAATTAAAACCATTATTTGATTGTGGCTACTTAAAACATATGCCTGATGAAAAAGACCATCGCCGTGTGCTACTAGTTTTGACGTCAGAAGGGAAGGCTGTTGAAAAACAGATGACGATGAAAGTGCAACAGCGTTTTCATAAATGGTTGGATATTTTTGGTGTAGAAGAAGGCAAATCCTTTCTTAAAACACTGAAACGCTTCCAAAACTTAATTGTCCAACCGGAGTTAAACAAAAAAAATATTGAACCTAATCAGGATTTGTGA